Proteins from one Triticum aestivum cultivar Chinese Spring chromosome 7A, IWGSC CS RefSeq v2.1, whole genome shotgun sequence genomic window:
- the LOC123148697 gene encoding uncharacterized protein yields MSDPRPQDAEDSTWGGCSLHGLNIKVKGHLPGGGVPPAPRMSPYFWGEDPVGGFPLQTGYSEARALIGKGAVADFRRLSRQAEDMVAELFASIGKEAPKAARPRPRVVQLRLSPELALWKSTQHAMGNVLPPKGKGLNQASPEVLAALGAADWPEAMTTNDALFGCGIANLLIGAADVRTLFSNYVTDMVFYYEHGYDHVFPSLHRLLHDGLVDDRALRTLGGQERREVVAVGASYIQAKIALEEAHRTRLKDYSSHLDRQAAQVILLADSSILGMGAEATARGFDPGAVMSDLVFSKPATDVVDVGSDLVNSEVINSFLNVADIAVSGVVSETALRAIYDAYAATCARMFTQRWHEPLVRMCATGTTWHIQNDRHMFLRRALLGWPKARKSPARPQREGDFDEVFDADFRTTGFSRPLDPEYACDGGEETCNHVRRFLGRQDRDLLGALWWSVVTGPLEYVRQGKVDEQREQHLAELSRLQMAQLFSKGLVHEMAWLLAHACHHAWQVNYLYEAAMFGSLLDGGTLIARLDRAEDETRT; encoded by the coding sequence ATGTCCGATCCTCGCCCGCAGGACGCCGAGGATTCGACATGGGGTGGCTGCTCTCTCCATGGCCTCAACATTAAGGTGAAGGGCCATCTCCCCGGCGGCGGTGTGCCACCTGCTCCTAGAATGTCTCCGTATTTCTGGGGCGAGGATCCCGTGGGAGGCTTCCCACTGCAGACCGGCTACTCGGAGGCGAGGGCCTTGATCGGCAAGGGAGCCGTAGCAGATTTTCGAAGGCTTTCTCGCCAGGCGGAAGACATGGTGGCGGAGCTGTTTGCAAGCATCGGCAAGGAGGCGCCAAAAGCGGCGCGGCCCAGGCCCAGGGTGGTGCAGCTGCGGCTGTCCCCAGAGCTCGCGCTGTGGAAAAGTACGCAGCATGCAATGGGCAACGTGCTTCCCCCTAAGGGCAAGGGGCTGAACCAAGCGTCGCCGGAGGTGCTTGCCGCACTGGGCGCCGCTGACTGGCCCGAGGCCATGACAACCAACGACGCCCTGTTCGGGTGCGGCATCGCGAACCTGCTCATTGGCGCCGCCGACGTGCGTACCCTCTTCTCCAACTACGTGACGGACATGGTCTTTTACTACGAGCACGGGTACGACCACGTCTTCCCCTCGCTCCACCGGCTGCTCCACGACGGGCTCGTTGACGACCGGGCGCTGCGCACCCTGGGCGGCCAGGAACGACGCGAGGTCGTCGCGGTCGGCGCGTCCTACATCCAGGCCAAGATCGCTCTGGAGGAGGCGCACAGGACGCGCCTCAAAGACTACTCCTCGCATCTGGACCGTCAGGCAGCTCAGGTCATCCTCCTGGCTGACAGCAGCATCCTCGGCATGGGGGCCGAGGCCACGGCCCGGGGCTTTGACCCCGGCGCCGTCATGAGTGACCTCGTCTTCAGCAAGCCGGCGACTGACGTGGTTGACGTGGGAAGCGACTTGGTCAACTCGGAGGTGATCAACTCGTTCCTCAACGTGGCCGACATCGCCGTCTCGGGCGTCGTGAGCGAGACGGCGCTGCGGGCCATCTACGACGCCTACGCCGCCACGTGTGCGCGGATGTTCACCCAGAGATGGCACGAGCCGTTGGTCCGGATGTGCGCCACAGGAACGACGTGGCACATCCAAAACGACCGGCACATGTTCCTCCGGCGGGCGCTACTGGGATGGCCCAAGGCCCGCAAGTCGCCAGCGCGGCCGCAGCGCGAGGGCGACTTCGACGAGGTCTTTGACGCCGACTTCCGCACTACCGGCTTCAGCAGGCCACTCGACCCCGAGTACGCCTGCGACGGCGGCGAGGAAACCTGTAACCACGTGCGCCGCTTCCTCGGTCGCCAGGACCGAGACCTGCTAGGCGCCCTCTGGTGGTCCGTCGTCACTGGCCCGCTGGAGTACGTCCGGCAGGGAAAGGTGGACGAGCAGCGTGAGCAGCACCTCGCCGAATTGTCGCGCCTGCAGATGGCCCAGCTCTTCTCCAAGGGCCTCGTCCACGAAATGGCGTGGCTCCTTGCCCATGCGTGCCACCACGCTTGGCAGGTGAACTACCTGTACGAGGCCGCCATGTTTGGCAGTCTCCTGGACGGGGGCACATTGATAGCCAGGCTCGACCGAGCAGAGGATGAGACAAGGACATGA